In Dehalococcoidia bacterium, the sequence CAGCTTGCCATTTACCTGAATCACCAGAGTGAACTCCTCCTCAGCAGCAAGTCCATCGTCCCACCGGGGGAAAGGCTGGTTGTGAATGCTATAGGAGTGACCGCTCCTCATCCACAGCTCCTCAGTAAGATGGGGTGCGGTGGGGGCAAGGAGCAGCATGAGGGTATCGATAGCCTCCTCGAAAGCGGGTTTGGCAACGGATCTCTCATCATGCACCCTGCCCAGATAGTTGGTGAACTCCATCAGGGCGGCGATCATGGTGTTGAACCTGAACTTATCCAGGTCATTGCTTACCCGCTTGATGGTCTTATGTGTAATATGCCTCAAATTTTTCGTATCCGTTGCCTTCGGCCCGTCTTGAGCATAATCCCCCAGGACGAGAAACCAGATGCGATTCAGCCAGCGGGCGATCCCCTTGATTCCGCGGTCGTCCCACTCCCCACCCTGATCCCAGGGACCAATGAACATGAGATAGGCACGGACCGCATCGGCCCCCAGCTCAGACACATACTCATCGGGTGTTATCACCCTGCCCCGCGATTTGCTCATCTTCTGCTTCTCAATGACGATAGTACCCTGATTGAAAAGCCGGACGAAGGGCTCATCGAAATCCACAATTCCCAGGTCGTGAAGCGCCTTAATGAAGAAGCGGGCGTACAGGAGATGCATGGTGGCATGCTCCGCACCACCGGTGTATTGATCCACGGGAAGCCAGTATCTCAGCCTAGCACCGTCGAAGGGAGCATCTTTATAATCCGCGCTTGAATAGCGCAGGAAGTACCAGGAGGAGCACATGAAGGTATCCATGGTATCAGTCTCCCGCTGTGCCGAATTTCCACAGTTGGGGCAGGTGGTGTTCACAAAAGACTCGCAGTATTTTAAGGGCGACTCTCCGGTGGGTCTAAACTCGGCATCCTGCGGCAGTAACACCGGTAGCTCATCCTCGGGTACCGGGACCAGCCCGCACCTATCGCAATAAACCATGGGGATGGGGGCACCCCAGTAGCGCTGCCGGGAGATGAGCCAGTCGCGAAGGCGGTAGGTTATCTGCCGCCCTCCATAGCCCTTTTCCGCTATAAAGTCGGCCACCTCCGCCATCCCCTGCTCACTGGGCAGTCCATCGAACTGGCTTGAATTGACCATGGTGCCCGGCTCGATGTAGGCCTCCGTCAACTCCTCTCCAGACCAGTTCGGCGGGGCAATGACCACCTTTATGGGGATGTCGAAGCGTTTGGCAAACTCGAAGTCGCGTTCATCATGGGCGGGGACCGCCATCACTGCCCCGGTGCCGTAACTCAGTAGCACGTAGTCAGCGATCCAGATAGGTACCCGCTCCCCATTCAGCCTGTTTATGGCATAAGAGCCAGTGAAAACGCCGCTCTTATCCCGCCCCACGGCAGTTCGCTCGATCTCCGATCGGCTCCGCGCCCCCTCTATATAACGCGCCACCTCGTCTTCACGGTCCGCCACGGTAAGATGCCCTACCAGCGGGTGCTCCGGGGCAAGGACAACGAAGGTGACCCCGTAGATGGTGTCGGGACGGGTGGTGAAAACGCTAAACTCTTCTTTCGATCCACCCATTCCTTCTTCGATTCCAAAGGTGATCTCCACCCCTTCGCTCCTCCCGACCCAGTTTTTCTGCATTGTCTTT encodes:
- the leuS gene encoding leucine--tRNA ligase — encoded protein: MVEKDEKTPRYRPQEIEPKWRQQWAQDRLHEVHDDDPRPKWYELTMFPYTSGDLHIGHWYAMAPADVHARFKRMEGYNVLHPMGFDAFGLPAENAAISRGVHPFTWTMQNIERMRAQLKSLGAIYDWQREVITCLPDYYKWTQWFFLKLHEAGLAYRGKAPVNWCPKCQTVLANEQVVGEGSCERCGTPVSRKDLEQWFFRITAYAEQLLDFSHVQWPERIKTMQKNWVGRSEGVEITFGIEEGMGGSKEEFSVFTTRPDTIYGVTFVVLAPEHPLVGHLTVADREDEVARYIEGARSRSEIERTAVGRDKSGVFTGSYAINRLNGERVPIWIADYVLLSYGTGAVMAVPAHDERDFEFAKRFDIPIKVVIAPPNWSGEELTEAYIEPGTMVNSSQFDGLPSEQGMAEVADFIAEKGYGGRQITYRLRDWLISRQRYWGAPIPMVYCDRCGLVPVPEDELPVLLPQDAEFRPTGESPLKYCESFVNTTCPNCGNSAQRETDTMDTFMCSSWYFLRYSSADYKDAPFDGARLRYWLPVDQYTGGAEHATMHLLYARFFIKALHDLGIVDFDEPFVRLFNQGTIVIEKQKMSKSRGRVITPDEYVSELGADAVRAYLMFIGPWDQGGEWDDRGIKGIARWLNRIWFLVLGDYAQDGPKATDTKNLRHITHKTIKRVSNDLDKFRFNTMIAALMEFTNYLGRVHDERSVAKPAFEEAIDTLMLLLAPTAPHLTEELWMRSGHSYSIHNQPFPRWDDGLAAEEEFTLVIQVNGKLRDRVTVPVTITREEAQELALDRERIKAYLMDREVARVIYVAKRLVNIIVT